Proteins from one Deltaproteobacteria bacterium genomic window:
- a CDS encoding dephospho-CoA kinase has protein sequence MRVIGLTGGIASGKSTVAKMFAALGAKLIDADLLARQVVEPGTPGLAQVAARFPDCVVNGVLDRKKLGARVFADPAERAALNAIIHPLIAQAAMARTAELADAGEKAVIYEAALIVENKLDAGMDGLIVVSVPEDVQVARLRARENLGGPEAKQRLAAQLPLSEKLARATWIVDNSGDVERTREQVSRIWREISGSGP, from the coding sequence GTGCGCGTCATCGGGCTCACGGGCGGAATCGCTTCCGGAAAGAGCACCGTGGCGAAGATGTTCGCCGCGCTGGGCGCGAAGCTCATCGACGCCGATCTGCTCGCGCGTCAGGTCGTCGAGCCGGGCACGCCCGGACTGGCGCAGGTCGCCGCGCGCTTCCCCGACTGCGTGGTGAATGGCGTCCTCGACCGCAAGAAGCTGGGCGCGCGCGTCTTCGCAGATCCGGCCGAGCGCGCGGCGCTGAACGCCATCATCCACCCGCTGATCGCGCAGGCGGCGATGGCGCGCACCGCCGAGCTCGCGGACGCAGGCGAGAAAGCCGTCATCTACGAGGCGGCTTTGATCGTCGAGAACAAGCTCGACGCCGGCATGGACGGCTTGATCGTCGTGAGCGTGCCCGAGGACGTTCAAGTGGCGAGGCTGCGCGCGCGCGAAAACCTGGGCGGGCCCGAGGCGAAGCAACGGTTGGCCGCGCAGCTCCCGCTCTCGGAAAAGCTGGCGCGCGCGACGTGGATCGTCGACAACTCGGGTGACGTTGAGCGCACGCGCGAGCAAGTCAGCCGCATCTGGCGCGAGATTTCTGGGAGTGGCCCATGA
- a CDS encoding tetratricopeptide repeat protein, which produces MQRRRGSSERARTRTTSLPQTPAARITYFPKRQAPKPEPDDLETREVTIAELVTDPHADEQPRRGRHDSDGLPDRDALTYNRAKIEKLLRGDRRALEGMDASSLADVAVLGHSLYEDGRLNEARVVFEGLVAMDPSEAFPYTVLGAIYLAQQDVHRALALFEAALEIDPDDVAALVYRGEIRLRLGNRPRAMKDLERALSIDPDGPQSPFSQRARAALHEARTMSRR; this is translated from the coding sequence ATGCAGCGGCGTCGGGGCAGCTCCGAGCGGGCCAGGACCCGCACCACCTCGCTGCCCCAGACCCCTGCGGCGCGCATCACCTACTTTCCCAAGCGGCAGGCCCCGAAGCCCGAGCCGGACGACCTCGAGACGCGCGAGGTCACCATCGCCGAGCTGGTGACGGATCCGCACGCCGACGAGCAGCCCCGCCGCGGCCGCCACGACTCCGACGGCCTGCCCGACCGCGACGCCCTCACCTACAACCGCGCCAAGATCGAGAAGCTCCTCCGCGGCGACCGGCGCGCGCTGGAGGGCATGGACGCGAGCTCGCTCGCCGACGTGGCCGTGCTCGGGCACAGCCTCTACGAAGACGGCCGCCTCAACGAGGCCCGCGTGGTGTTCGAGGGCCTGGTGGCCATGGATCCCTCCGAGGCCTTCCCGTACACGGTGCTGGGCGCGATCTACCTGGCGCAGCAGGACGTGCACCGGGCGCTGGCGCTCTTCGAGGCCGCCCTGGAGATCGACCCGGACGACGTGGCCGCGCTGGTGTACCGCGGTGAGATCCGCCTGCGCCTGGGGAACCGGCCGCGCGCCATGAAAGATCTGGAACGCGCCCTGTCGATCGACCCGGACGGCCCGCAGAGCCCGTTCTCCCAGCGGGCGCGGGCGGCGCTGCATGAGGCCCGGACGATGTCGCGCAGGTAG
- a CDS encoding SDR family oxidoreductase, which yields MSDKSARTFFLTGYPGFIGKRLAAELVRAHPDARLYLLVQPKFIKDAKKYVRGLPGGGKNVELYQGDIVDMHLGLSSAEYNFLCDEVTDIFHLAAISYLGVPPPTAHKVNVEGTRNVLELAHDARHLRRFNHFSTAYVSGDRVGVIAEDELDLGQHFRNAYEQTKFQAEKLVRKASERGLEVVIYRPAIVVGDSKTGEIDRFDGPYYMGILLVTSPLSVPLPLPGNGVAPLNVVPVDFVTKSVVHIADDARAAGRTVHLVDPNPMSSRRVYELIAEKANKKLPKLTVPHRAADVLLRLPGVEKLLRPQRAAIGYVNHLAIYNCRNTLELLDGTGIRCPPLTSYLDTLVSYVKQFYRERQEDVAVDDPLDQPENSEA from the coding sequence ATGAGCGACAAGTCGGCGCGCACGTTCTTCCTCACCGGCTACCCCGGCTTCATTGGCAAGCGGCTCGCGGCGGAGCTGGTTCGCGCCCACCCCGACGCGCGGCTCTACCTGCTCGTGCAGCCCAAGTTCATCAAGGACGCGAAGAAGTACGTGCGCGGCTTGCCCGGCGGCGGGAAGAACGTCGAGCTGTACCAGGGCGACATCGTCGACATGCACCTCGGGCTCTCGAGCGCCGAGTACAACTTCCTCTGCGACGAGGTCACCGACATCTTCCACCTCGCCGCGATCTCGTACCTCGGCGTGCCGCCGCCGACGGCGCACAAGGTGAACGTCGAGGGCACGCGCAACGTGCTCGAGCTCGCCCACGACGCGCGGCACCTGCGGCGCTTCAACCACTTTTCGACGGCGTACGTCTCGGGCGATCGCGTGGGCGTGATCGCCGAGGACGAGCTCGATCTCGGGCAGCACTTCCGCAACGCCTACGAGCAGACCAAGTTCCAGGCGGAGAAGCTGGTGCGCAAGGCCAGCGAGCGCGGGCTCGAGGTGGTCATCTATCGGCCGGCGATCGTGGTCGGCGACAGCAAGACCGGCGAGATCGATCGCTTCGACGGCCCGTACTACATGGGCATCCTGCTGGTCACGAGCCCGCTCTCGGTGCCGTTGCCGCTCCCGGGAAACGGCGTGGCGCCGCTGAACGTGGTGCCGGTGGATTTCGTGACCAAGTCGGTGGTGCACATCGCCGACGACGCGCGCGCCGCGGGGCGCACGGTGCACCTCGTGGATCCGAACCCGATGAGCTCGCGGCGGGTGTACGAGCTCATCGCGGAGAAGGCGAACAAGAAGCTGCCCAAGCTCACGGTGCCGCACCGCGCGGCGGATGTGCTGTTGCGCTTGCCGGGTGTGGAGAAGCTGCTCCGGCCGCAGCGCGCGGCGATTGGCTACGTGAACCACCTCGCCATCTACAACTGTCGCAACACGCTGGAGCTGCTCGACGGAACGGGCATTCGCTGCCCGCCGCTCACGAGCTATCTGGACACGCTCGTGAGCTACGTGAAGCAGTTCTACCGCGAGCGTCAGGAAGACGTGGCCGTGGATGATCCGCTGGACCAGCCGGAGAACAGCGAGGCGTAG
- a CDS encoding creatininase family protein, protein MIPLLDQNHREAARLVRTGAPVFLTINPVEYHGPHLSLHNDRLVSLGLAKALHAKLCPDQPFLLGADLEVGVDPVPGPGSRHVPFATVRTIIVEACRALAELGAQRVVLMTFHGSPLHALALDAGVQTLQRLGVKVISPLNIVMQEMLTVDASHYAEAFAPIANEADRRAASDGLAMDFHGGFFETSMALHLAPESVSPDHVNLPPCPDFAAPTALAGVAKLASGIGARHLGIELGFAATALGWYALRPFPGYTGRPHLASARSGAAFTRAIIERYAALAEEVFSGRALSPQPIMRWTLPLSLGGRLPGPGVPADEVRRLTAGT, encoded by the coding sequence ATGATCCCGCTCCTCGATCAGAACCACCGCGAGGCCGCGCGCCTGGTGCGCACCGGCGCGCCGGTGTTCCTGACCATCAATCCGGTCGAGTACCACGGGCCGCACCTCTCGCTGCACAACGACCGGCTGGTGAGCCTCGGGCTGGCGAAGGCGCTGCACGCGAAGCTCTGTCCGGACCAGCCGTTCCTGCTCGGCGCGGATCTGGAGGTCGGCGTGGATCCCGTGCCAGGGCCGGGCTCGCGGCACGTGCCGTTTGCGACGGTGCGGACGATCATCGTCGAGGCGTGTCGTGCGCTGGCCGAGCTGGGCGCGCAGCGCGTCGTGCTCATGACCTTCCACGGCTCGCCGCTGCACGCGCTCGCGCTCGACGCGGGCGTGCAGACGCTGCAGCGGCTGGGCGTGAAGGTGATCTCGCCGCTGAACATCGTCATGCAGGAGATGCTCACCGTCGACGCGAGCCACTACGCCGAGGCCTTCGCGCCCATCGCGAACGAGGCCGATCGCCGCGCGGCCAGCGACGGACTGGCGATGGACTTCCACGGCGGGTTCTTCGAGACGTCGATGGCGCTGCACCTCGCGCCGGAGTCGGTCTCGCCGGACCACGTGAACCTGCCGCCCTGCCCCGACTTCGCCGCGCCGACGGCGCTCGCGGGTGTGGCCAAGCTCGCGTCGGGGATCGGCGCGCGGCACCTGGGCATCGAGCTGGGCTTCGCGGCCACGGCGCTTGGCTGGTACGCGCTGCGTCCGTTTCCGGGCTACACGGGCCGGCCGCACCTCGCGAGCGCGCGGAGCGGCGCTGCCTTCACCCGGGCGATCATCGAGCGATACGCCGCCCTGGCCGAGGAGGTCTTCTCCGGTCGCGCGCTGTCGCCGCAGCCGATCATGCGCTGGACGCTGCCCTTGTCGCTGGGCGGCCGGCTGCCAGGTCCGGGCGTGCCCGCGGATGAAGTGCGTCGGCTCACCGCGGGAACCTGA
- a CDS encoding response regulator, with the protein MAPPISLRVLVVDDDHDVTEALTELVRMLGHACEGAYDGETAIELAREAPPDLVLCDLSLPGLDGCDVARTLRAEPRTARTRLIALTGFSDPSAVADAIAAGFHAHVTKPLSLDSLEALLAKEAARASA; encoded by the coding sequence ATGGCTCCTCCGATTTCCCTGCGCGTGCTCGTGGTGGACGACGACCACGACGTGACCGAGGCACTCACCGAGCTGGTGCGCATGCTGGGCCACGCGTGTGAAGGTGCGTACGACGGCGAGACGGCGATCGAGCTCGCGCGCGAGGCGCCGCCGGACCTGGTGCTCTGCGACCTGAGCTTGCCCGGGCTCGACGGCTGCGACGTGGCGCGGACCCTTCGCGCCGAACCACGCACCGCGCGCACGCGGCTGATTGCGCTCACGGGCTTCAGCGATCCCTCGGCCGTGGCCGATGCGATCGCGGCCGGGTTTCACGCGCACGTGACCAAGCCGCTGTCGCTCGATTCGCTGGAGGCCTTGCTGGCGAAGGAAGCGGCGCGGGCGAGCGCGTGA
- a CDS encoding amidohydrolase family protein, with product MGYDLVIQNGLHFDGTGAPGAIRHLGLRDGKVVALSDAPLDAAGAKVIDARGKWVMPGFLDMHTHYDAELLAAPSLTESIRHGVTTVTVGSCSISTILSEPEDCSDLFTRVESVPRAQVLPLLRETKRWSTPREYVQFLEGHPLGANVTAFLGHSDLRARVLGLGRSVDPKVRPSEDELRQMERWLDEAIECGLLGLSTMTNPWDKLDGDRFRSAQLPSTYATWGEYRRLNRLLRKRGRILQSAPSLVTKVNSFLFMLESAGMLLRKPLRTTLITLADAKSSPGLHRFIGAVTRFVNRFLGGNLRWQTLPMEFEVYADGIDLVVFEEFGAGQAALHLADQVARNALMQDEGYRRRFRQDYEKRFSPRVWHRDFGDAQIVACPDRPLEGRSFSEVAKERGHHPVDTFLDLVVEHGTKLRWRTTIANHRPREVERMMADESALIGFADSGAHIRNMAFYSFPLQMLRVVRDAERAGRPVMPLERAVWRLTGELAQWLGVDAGRLRQGDRADVAIVDPEALDDRLDAYHEAPMENLGGLQRMVNRSDGAVSAVLVNGKVAFEDGAFSPSLGRERGFGRFLPAGNA from the coding sequence ATGGGCTACGACCTGGTGATCCAGAACGGGCTGCACTTCGACGGAACGGGCGCGCCAGGCGCGATTCGCCACCTCGGCCTGCGCGACGGGAAGGTGGTCGCGCTGAGCGACGCCCCGCTCGACGCCGCCGGTGCCAAGGTGATCGACGCGCGCGGCAAGTGGGTGATGCCCGGCTTCCTGGACATGCACACCCACTACGACGCCGAGCTGCTCGCGGCGCCGTCGCTCACCGAGTCCATCCGCCACGGCGTCACCACCGTGACCGTGGGCAGCTGCTCCATCAGCACCATCCTCTCCGAGCCTGAGGACTGCTCCGATCTCTTCACGCGCGTCGAGTCGGTGCCGCGCGCACAGGTGCTGCCCCTGCTGCGCGAGACCAAGCGCTGGAGCACGCCGCGCGAGTACGTGCAGTTCCTCGAGGGCCACCCGCTCGGCGCCAACGTGACCGCGTTCCTGGGTCACTCCGACCTGCGCGCGCGCGTGCTCGGGCTGGGGCGATCGGTGGACCCCAAAGTTCGGCCGAGCGAGGACGAGCTGCGGCAGATGGAGCGCTGGCTCGACGAGGCCATCGAATGCGGGCTGCTGGGGCTGTCGACGATGACCAACCCCTGGGACAAGCTCGACGGCGATCGGTTCCGCTCCGCGCAGCTGCCTTCGACGTACGCGACCTGGGGCGAGTACCGGCGGCTGAACCGGCTGCTGAGAAAGCGTGGGCGCATCCTGCAATCGGCGCCGAGCCTGGTGACGAAGGTGAACTCGTTCCTGTTCATGCTCGAGAGCGCGGGGATGCTGCTCCGCAAGCCGCTGCGCACCACGCTCATCACCCTCGCCGACGCGAAGTCGAGCCCGGGGCTGCACCGCTTCATCGGCGCGGTCACGCGCTTCGTGAACCGCTTCCTCGGCGGCAACCTGCGCTGGCAGACGCTGCCCATGGAGTTCGAGGTCTACGCCGACGGCATCGACCTCGTGGTCTTCGAGGAGTTCGGCGCGGGCCAGGCCGCTCTGCACCTCGCGGATCAGGTCGCGCGCAACGCGCTCATGCAGGACGAGGGCTACCGCCGCCGCTTCCGGCAGGACTACGAGAAGCGCTTCAGCCCGCGCGTGTGGCACCGCGACTTCGGCGACGCGCAGATCGTCGCCTGCCCCGACAGGCCGCTCGAGGGCCGCTCCTTCAGCGAGGTGGCCAAGGAGCGCGGACACCACCCCGTCGACACGTTCCTGGATCTCGTGGTCGAGCACGGCACGAAGCTGCGCTGGCGCACGACGATCGCCAACCACCGGCCGCGCGAGGTGGAGCGCATGATGGCCGACGAGAGCGCGCTCATCGGCTTCGCCGACTCGGGCGCGCACATTCGCAACATGGCCTTCTACAGCTTCCCCTTGCAGATGCTGCGCGTGGTGCGCGACGCCGAGCGCGCGGGCCGGCCCGTGATGCCTCTGGAGCGCGCGGTGTGGCGGCTCACGGGCGAGCTCGCGCAGTGGCTGGGCGTCGATGCAGGCCGGTTGCGCCAGGGCGATCGCGCCGACGTGGCCATCGTGGATCCCGAGGCCCTCGACGATCGGCTCGACGCGTACCACGAGGCGCCCATGGAGAACCTCGGCGGGCTGCAGCGCATGGTGAACCGCTCGGACGGCGCGGTGTCAGCCGTACTCGTTAACGGAAAGGTTGCATTCGAAGACGGCGCGTTCTCGCCGTCGCTCGGACGCGAACGCGGCTTCGGCCGCTTCCTGCCCGCGGGGAACGCCTGA
- a CDS encoding tetratricopeptide repeat protein: protein MTLQELHGITGPEMLEMAVTGYTMYEQGQYKQAKVIFDGLSALDPKEAYYRTALGAVHLAEGNLEEALRVLDEAIQLDGKDLAAFVNRGEAHLRKGDIIKAAHDFKKAITLDPTGKDPLTRRAKALSAAVLKSLEMGSGGGDAKPTANKAAPAKSGNTGKQAAAPKPAGKGKPTHKR, encoded by the coding sequence ATGACGCTCCAGGAGCTCCACGGGATCACCGGCCCGGAGATGCTGGAGATGGCCGTCACCGGCTACACCATGTACGAGCAGGGCCAGTACAAGCAGGCCAAGGTGATCTTCGACGGCCTGTCGGCGCTGGATCCCAAAGAGGCCTACTACCGCACGGCGCTGGGCGCGGTGCACCTGGCCGAGGGCAACCTCGAGGAGGCGCTCCGCGTGCTCGACGAGGCCATCCAGCTCGACGGCAAGGACCTCGCGGCCTTCGTGAACCGCGGCGAGGCCCACCTGCGCAAGGGCGACATCATCAAGGCCGCCCACGACTTCAAGAAGGCCATCACCCTCGACCCCACCGGCAAGGACCCGCTCACCCGCCGCGCCAAGGCGCTCTCGGCGGCGGTGCTCAAGAGCCTGGAGATGGGCTCGGGCGGCGGCGACGCCAAGCCCACGGCCAACAAGGCGGCGCCCGCCAAGAGCGGCAACACCGGCAAGCAGGCCGCGGCCCCCAAGCCCGCGGGCAAGGGCAAGCCGACGCACAAGCGCTGA
- the sctV gene encoding type III secretion system export apparatus subunit SctV codes for MDKKKGVLSKYSDVIIAGLVVSIVAMMIVPLPTPLLDLLIVTNISISVLLVLTAIYIQSALRISVFPTLLLITTLFRLALNVSSSRLILIQANAGEVIKDFGQFVVRGNYVVGAVIFIILTLVQFIVISKGSERVAEVAARFTLDAMPGKQMSIDADLRSGAIDQDEGKKKRRDLERESQLFGAMDGAMKFVKGDAIAGMIITVINIVGGLIIGVLQRGMPAAEAAKIYTILTIGDGLVSQIPALLISTSAGIIVTRVGGEDEDANLGGDVIGQLTAYPKAIAISAVMLLVLGIVPGLPGVPFLVMGSLAGFGGYTLLKRQRDEAAMLALPDGGMVPIEGGEDAPQAVEAGPKEPINPESEMFVPVVTPIVLEVSDALVPCVDSRQDGGRFLFELIPFMRDGLFVELGVRFPGVRARGNPHLPPGAYQIQINEVPVVTGQVMLQHMLVNDIPERLKLMGISGIPTMNPATRQPAAWVSEEHRGTLEGAGLTTWDAASYLVLHLAAVLRKHAREFVGVQESQAMLDQLEKAFPALVKEVIPKLVSPIKLTDILARLVEEEISVRDLRGVLQSLAEWAQVETDSVMLTEHVRSSLKRYISHKYARGANTLVVYLLSPQIEEAIRGAIKHSASGSHLALEPEIAQEIIQAVKRQCGSLPPSAQRPVILTAMDIRRYVRKLLEYEFTPPFSVVSYQELSPDLNIQPVAQIQLA; via the coding sequence GTGGACAAGAAGAAGGGCGTCCTGAGCAAGTACAGCGACGTGATCATCGCCGGGCTCGTGGTGAGCATCGTGGCGATGATGATCGTCCCGCTGCCCACGCCGCTGCTGGACCTGCTCATCGTCACCAACATCAGCATCAGCGTGCTGCTGGTGCTCACCGCCATCTACATCCAGAGCGCGCTCCGCATCAGCGTCTTTCCCACGCTGCTCCTCATCACCACGCTCTTCCGGCTCGCGCTGAACGTCTCCAGCTCGCGCTTGATCCTCATTCAGGCCAACGCTGGCGAGGTCATCAAGGACTTCGGCCAGTTCGTCGTGCGCGGCAATTACGTGGTCGGTGCGGTCATCTTCATCATCCTCACCCTGGTGCAGTTCATCGTCATCTCCAAGGGCTCGGAGCGCGTCGCGGAGGTGGCCGCGCGCTTCACCCTGGACGCCATGCCCGGCAAGCAGATGTCCATCGACGCGGACCTGCGCTCGGGCGCCATCGATCAGGACGAGGGCAAGAAGAAGCGTCGCGACCTCGAGCGCGAGAGCCAGCTCTTCGGCGCCATGGACGGCGCCATGAAGTTCGTCAAAGGCGACGCCATCGCCGGAATGATCATCACCGTCATCAACATCGTGGGCGGCCTGATCATCGGCGTCTTGCAGCGCGGAATGCCGGCCGCCGAGGCCGCGAAGATCTACACCATCCTCACCATTGGCGACGGCCTGGTGAGCCAGATCCCGGCGCTGCTGATCTCGACGAGCGCGGGCATCATCGTCACCCGCGTGGGCGGCGAGGACGAGGACGCCAACCTCGGCGGCGACGTCATCGGCCAGCTCACCGCCTATCCGAAAGCCATCGCCATCTCCGCGGTGATGCTGCTGGTGCTGGGCATCGTTCCCGGCCTGCCCGGCGTGCCCTTCCTGGTCATGGGCTCGCTCGCCGGATTTGGCGGCTACACGCTGCTCAAGCGCCAGCGCGACGAGGCGGCGATGCTCGCGCTGCCAGACGGCGGCATGGTGCCCATCGAGGGCGGCGAGGACGCGCCCCAGGCCGTGGAGGCCGGGCCCAAGGAGCCGATCAATCCCGAGTCGGAGATGTTCGTGCCGGTGGTCACGCCCATCGTGCTCGAGGTGTCCGATGCGCTGGTGCCCTGCGTGGACTCGCGCCAGGACGGCGGCCGGTTCCTGTTCGAGCTGATTCCGTTCATGCGTGACGGCCTCTTCGTGGAGCTCGGCGTGCGCTTCCCGGGCGTGCGCGCGCGCGGAAACCCGCACCTGCCGCCCGGCGCGTACCAGATCCAGATCAACGAAGTGCCCGTGGTGACCGGCCAGGTGATGCTCCAGCACATGCTGGTCAACGACATCCCCGAGCGCCTCAAGCTCATGGGCATCAGCGGCATCCCCACCATGAACCCGGCCACGCGCCAGCCCGCGGCCTGGGTGAGCGAGGAGCACCGGGGCACGCTCGAGGGCGCCGGACTCACCACGTGGGACGCGGCGAGCTACCTGGTGCTCCACCTCGCGGCCGTGCTGCGCAAGCACGCGCGCGAGTTCGTGGGCGTGCAGGAGTCGCAGGCCATGCTCGACCAGCTCGAGAAGGCCTTCCCGGCGCTGGTGAAGGAAGTGATTCCGAAGCTGGTCTCGCCCATCAAGCTCACCGACATCCTGGCGCGGCTGGTGGAAGAGGAGATCAGCGTCCGCGACTTGCGCGGCGTCTTGCAGAGCCTGGCCGAGTGGGCCCAGGTGGAGACGGACTCGGTGATGCTCACCGAGCACGTGCGCTCCAGCCTCAAGCGCTACATCAGCCACAAGTACGCGCGCGGGGCGAACACGCTCGTGGTGTACCTGCTCTCGCCCCAGATTGAAGAAGCCATCCGCGGGGCCATCAAGCACTCCGCGAGCGGCAGCCACCTCGCGCTCGAGCCGGAGATCGCCCAGGAGATCATCCAGGCGGTGAAGCGGCAGTGCGGCTCGCTGCCGCCGTCTGCGCAACGTCCGGTCATCCTCACGGCGATGGACATCCGCCGCTACGTGCGAAAGTTGCTCGAGTACGAGTTCACGCCGCCGTTCTCGGTGGTGAGCTACCAGGAGCTCTCGCCGGACCTGAACATCCAGCCGGTGGCGCAGATTCAGCTCGCCTAG
- a CDS encoding TetR/AcrR family transcriptional regulator, with protein MAAATRVRRTQQERREATIRKLLDATTEALIDQGYADASVQEICERAGISQGGLFRHFASREALMVAVGRDVGEQLLQQYRREFESLRSERDPLRLGLELVRKTCRSRLNQAWYELAMAARTRPRLRKALAPLTARYHADIGALARELLPELALALGPTFDAMVGLIVAVFDGEAWRRFVLRDAAGDDARLELLHAATTRLTGL; from the coding sequence ATGGCCGCTGCGACGCGCGTTCGCCGCACCCAGCAGGAACGGCGCGAGGCCACCATCCGCAAGCTCCTCGACGCCACCACGGAAGCGCTTATCGACCAGGGCTACGCCGACGCGAGCGTCCAGGAGATCTGCGAGCGGGCGGGGATCTCGCAAGGCGGCCTGTTTCGACACTTCGCTTCGCGTGAGGCGCTCATGGTCGCGGTCGGGCGCGACGTGGGCGAGCAGCTGCTCCAGCAGTATCGGCGCGAGTTCGAGTCGCTCCGGAGCGAGCGCGATCCCTTGCGGCTGGGGCTGGAGCTGGTGCGGAAGACCTGTCGCTCGCGGCTGAATCAGGCCTGGTACGAGCTGGCGATGGCCGCGCGCACCCGGCCGCGGCTCCGCAAGGCGCTCGCTCCCCTGACCGCCCGCTACCACGCGGACATCGGCGCGCTGGCTCGAGAGCTGCTCCCCGAGCTGGCGCTCGCGTTGGGCCCGACGTTCGACGCCATGGTCGGCCTCATCGTGGCCGTGTTCGACGGCGAGGCCTGGCGACGCTTCGTGCTCCGCGACGCCGCCGGCGACGACGCTCGACTCGAGCTCCTGCACGCCGCGACCACGCGCCTGACCGGGTTGTGA
- a CDS encoding metallophosphoesterase — MSRAAQIAIFLGISTLLVGSFHYYFWTRLVRDTALPPPFARLGTLALIALAVSIPLAFILGRVLDRPMAALSWIAFGWMGIFFLMLVGLVAGELVRLVVATVTWAGDAPLDPERRLLLARGVAGAASAFATAAGATGLYATLRPVDVKRVEVALKKLPRALDGFTLAVISDVHLGPTIGAEFMEDVVKRMNALSPDLVAIAGDLVDGSVEELAAAAAPLQKLQAKHGVFFITGNHEYYSGAPEWLAHLRTLGIRTLENERVTVAEHLELAGCHDLAGRSFGMGHDLDRALQGFDGSRPLVLLSHQPKTFPESAKKGVDLQISGHTHGGQIWPWGYLVKLQQGFLAGLSKLGDAQLYVSRGTGYWGPPMRLGAPAEITQITLRATA; from the coding sequence ATGTCCCGCGCCGCCCAGATTGCGATCTTCCTCGGAATCAGCACCCTGCTGGTGGGCAGCTTCCACTACTACTTCTGGACCCGGCTCGTGCGCGACACGGCGCTCCCCCCGCCCTTCGCGCGCCTGGGCACGCTGGCCTTGATCGCGCTCGCGGTGAGCATCCCGCTGGCGTTCATCCTCGGCCGCGTGTTGGACCGGCCGATGGCCGCGCTGAGCTGGATCGCGTTCGGCTGGATGGGGATCTTCTTCTTGATGCTCGTGGGGCTCGTTGCGGGCGAGCTCGTGCGGCTCGTGGTGGCGACAGTGACCTGGGCCGGCGATGCGCCGCTGGATCCAGAGCGGCGCTTGCTGCTCGCGCGCGGTGTCGCGGGAGCGGCGTCGGCGTTTGCGACCGCAGCCGGTGCGACGGGCTTGTACGCCACGCTGCGCCCCGTCGACGTGAAGCGCGTGGAGGTGGCGCTGAAGAAGCTGCCGCGCGCACTCGATGGCTTCACGCTCGCGGTCATCTCCGACGTGCACCTCGGCCCCACCATCGGCGCCGAGTTCATGGAGGACGTGGTGAAGCGCATGAACGCGCTCTCGCCCGACCTCGTGGCCATCGCGGGGGATCTGGTCGACGGCAGCGTGGAGGAGCTCGCCGCCGCTGCTGCGCCCCTGCAGAAGCTGCAGGCCAAGCACGGCGTCTTCTTCATCACCGGCAACCACGAATACTACTCCGGCGCGCCCGAGTGGCTCGCGCACCTGCGCACGCTCGGCATTCGCACGCTGGAGAACGAGCGCGTGACGGTGGCCGAGCACCTCGAGCTCGCGGGCTGTCACGACCTCGCGGGCCGCAGCTTCGGAATGGGCCACGACCTCGACCGCGCGCTGCAGGGCTTCGACGGCTCGCGGCCGCTGGTGCTCCTCTCGCACCAGCCCAAGACGTTCCCCGAGAGCGCCAAGAAGGGCGTCGACCTCCAGATCTCCGGGCACACGCACGGCGGGCAGATCTGGCCCTGGGGCTACCTGGTGAAGCTGCAGCAGGGCTTCCTCGCGGGGCTGTCGAAGCTCGGCGACGCGCAGCTCTACGTCTCGCGCGGCACGGGCTACTGGGGCCCGCCGATGCGGCTCGGCGCGCCGGCGGAGATCACCCAGATCACCTTGCGCGCGACGGCGTAG